One Halioglobus japonicus DNA segment encodes these proteins:
- the ftsE gene encoding cell division ATP-binding protein FtsE, whose product MITFERVSKRYEEGHDALKEVSFQIERDDLVFLTGHSGAGKSTLMRLIMLMDRATRGKVLIDGRDLASVPSRGVPAHRRDIGVVFQNHQLLFDRPVFDNVALPLVIRGYDYREIGRRVRAALDKVGLLSRERAMPVTLSGGEQQRVGIARAVVCKPKILLADEPTGNLDPDLSAEIMQLFEEFNRVGVTILIASHDLALISRLRHRILTLKEGRLVTGGVL is encoded by the coding sequence ATGATCACCTTTGAGCGGGTCAGCAAACGCTACGAAGAGGGGCACGACGCACTCAAGGAAGTGAGCTTCCAGATTGAGCGCGACGACCTGGTGTTTCTCACCGGCCATTCAGGCGCCGGTAAGAGCACCCTCATGCGCCTCATTATGCTCATGGATCGGGCGACGCGCGGCAAAGTGTTAATCGATGGCCGCGATCTGGCTAGTGTGCCCAGCCGCGGTGTGCCCGCCCACCGCCGCGATATTGGTGTGGTGTTCCAGAATCACCAGCTGCTGTTCGATCGGCCGGTCTTCGACAATGTTGCCCTGCCACTGGTAATCCGAGGCTATGACTACCGCGAGATTGGCCGTCGAGTGCGTGCAGCACTGGACAAGGTTGGGCTGTTAAGCCGCGAGCGGGCGATGCCGGTCACCCTGTCAGGAGGTGAGCAGCAACGCGTGGGCATTGCCCGGGCGGTGGTGTGCAAACCGAAAATTCTGCTGGCCGACGAACCCACCGGTAACCTCGACCCGGACCTGTCCGCCGAGATCATGCAGCTGTTTGAAGAATTCAACCGGGTGGGGGTGACAATTCTCATCGCCAGTCACGACCTGGCCCTGATCTCGCGTTTACGCCACCGCATTCTTACTTTGAAAGAAGGCCGTCTGGTCACCGGGGGTGTGCTGTGA
- the ftsX gene encoding permease-like cell division protein FtsX — translation MSQGASQSRVKFADQYNAWLRHHRLSAADSLFRVLDNLVSSVLTWLVIGIALALPVALDVALDNAGELSAGWDSPSQISLFLADDIQAEAARQLATELEAREDVASVRFVSREDALAEFSELSGFADVLASLEENPLPNLLLVSPAGDLGGAGAGGLRAQLGAMPQVAEAVLDMAWLQRLNSLMELSRRMVMAIGALLVLGVVLILGNTIRLAIEARRDEIVIVKLVGGSNPFVRRPFLYTGLWYGVGGGFFAGLLVTLALWFLQQPVSRLAALYESEFELAGLGLMGFLNLLVLGGLLGLAGAWLAVSRHLAKIEPR, via the coding sequence GTGAGCCAGGGTGCCAGCCAGAGCCGGGTCAAATTTGCCGACCAGTACAACGCCTGGTTGCGCCACCACCGCCTGTCGGCGGCCGACAGCCTGTTCCGGGTTTTGGACAATTTGGTGTCCAGTGTGCTGACCTGGCTGGTCATCGGTATTGCCCTGGCGCTGCCGGTGGCGCTCGATGTCGCCCTGGATAATGCCGGTGAGCTAAGCGCCGGCTGGGACAGTCCCAGCCAGATTTCCCTGTTCCTCGCCGACGACATTCAGGCCGAGGCCGCCAGGCAACTGGCCACCGAACTGGAAGCGCGCGAGGATGTCGCCAGCGTGCGTTTTGTCTCGAGGGAAGATGCGCTGGCTGAATTCAGTGAGCTTTCTGGCTTTGCCGATGTCTTGGCGAGCCTGGAAGAAAACCCCCTCCCAAATCTGCTGCTGGTGAGTCCGGCCGGTGACCTTGGTGGTGCCGGGGCCGGCGGGCTGCGCGCCCAGTTGGGTGCCATGCCCCAGGTGGCCGAGGCGGTGCTGGATATGGCCTGGTTGCAGCGGCTTAACAGCCTTATGGAGCTCAGTCGGCGCATGGTTATGGCTATCGGAGCGCTGCTGGTGCTGGGTGTGGTGCTGATCCTCGGGAATACCATTCGGCTGGCGATCGAGGCCCGCCGGGACGAGATCGTCATCGTCAAGCTGGTGGGCGGCAGTAATCCTTTCGTGCGTCGACCCTTTCTGTATACGGGCCTCTGGTACGGTGTGGGCGGTGGTTTCTTCGCCGGTCTGCTGGTGACACTCGCACTGTGGTTTCTTCAGCAGCCGGTCTCCAGACTAGCTGCGCTGTATGAGTCTGAGTTTGAATTGGCGGGCCTGGGCTTGATGGGTTTCCTCAATCTGCTGGTATTGGGCGGCCTCCTGGGACTGGCAGGGGCCTGGTTGGCGGTGAGCCGGCATTTGGCTAAAATTGAGCCCCGCTAG
- the rpoH gene encoding RNA polymerase sigma factor RpoH, producing MSNSLQPVMQMVPGANLGAYVQAVGAIPVLSPERERELAEDLYYNDNLDAARELVMSHLRFVVHIARSYNGYGLAEADLIQEGNVGLMKAVKRFDPEKGVRLVSFAVHWIKAEMHEYILRNWRIVKVATTKAQRKLFFNLRSQKKSLSWLSADEAQAVADDLGVDVKEVHRMEGRLASRDVAFDMPSDSSSDDDEGWQAPQYYLEDHSADPALEVEEGDWKANTEAQLHGALSDLDERSRDILASRWLAEEKATLHELADRYGVSAERIRQLEANAMKKLKAAIAA from the coding sequence ATGAGCAACAGCCTGCAACCAGTAATGCAAATGGTACCGGGAGCGAATCTCGGGGCCTACGTGCAGGCCGTCGGTGCTATCCCCGTCCTCAGCCCCGAGCGAGAGCGGGAACTGGCGGAAGATCTCTACTACAACGACAACCTCGACGCTGCCCGTGAGCTGGTTATGTCTCACCTGCGCTTCGTGGTGCACATTGCCCGTAGCTACAACGGCTATGGTCTGGCTGAGGCCGACCTGATCCAGGAAGGCAATGTGGGACTGATGAAGGCCGTTAAACGCTTTGACCCCGAGAAGGGTGTACGTCTGGTGTCTTTTGCCGTGCACTGGATTAAGGCAGAGATGCACGAGTACATCCTGCGCAATTGGCGTATCGTCAAAGTGGCGACCACCAAGGCCCAGCGTAAATTGTTCTTTAACCTGCGCAGCCAGAAGAAGAGCCTGTCCTGGCTCAGTGCTGACGAGGCCCAGGCCGTAGCCGATGACCTCGGTGTAGACGTTAAGGAAGTGCATCGCATGGAAGGCCGCCTGGCCAGCCGTGACGTCGCTTTCGATATGCCTTCTGACAGCAGCAGCGATGACGATGAAGGTTGGCAGGCTCCCCAGTATTACCTGGAAGACCACAGTGCCGATCCGGCGCTGGAAGTCGAAGAGGGTGACTGGAAGGCCAATACTGAGGCCCAGCTGCATGGCGCCCTGTCTGACCTGGATGAGCGCAGCCGCGATATCCTGGCAAGCCGCTGGCTGGCCGAGGAAAAAGCGACCCTGCACGAACTGGCAGATCGCTATGGCGTCTCGGCGGAGCGCATTCGCCAGCTGGAAGCCAATGCGATGAAAAAGCTGAAGGCCGCGATCGCCGCCTGA
- a CDS encoding DUF423 domain-containing protein has translation MAKFFITLASLSGMFAVILGAFGAHALKSRFDTYALGVWETAVQYHFYHALALLAVGVLALSQPQTTLLKSSGWLFLLGTLVFSGSLYILALTGTKWLGAVTPLGGLAFIGGWACLATASWKMLP, from the coding sequence ATGGCCAAGTTTTTCATTACACTCGCCTCCCTGAGCGGCATGTTCGCAGTGATACTCGGTGCCTTCGGTGCCCACGCCCTGAAATCGCGATTTGACACCTACGCCCTCGGTGTCTGGGAAACGGCCGTGCAATACCATTTCTACCACGCGCTGGCATTGCTGGCGGTGGGTGTGCTGGCCCTTAGCCAACCCCAGACCACGCTGCTCAAGAGCAGTGGCTGGCTGTTCCTGTTAGGTACGCTGGTGTTTTCCGGCAGCCTGTATATTCTGGCCCTAACCGGCACCAAGTGGCTCGGAGCCGTGACCCCGCTGGGTGGGCTGGCCTTTATTGGCGGCTGGGCTTGCCTGGCGACTGCCTCCTGGAAGATGTTGCCCTGA
- the trmB gene encoding tRNA (guanosine(46)-N7)-methyltransferase TrmB has protein sequence MSEQKHRPIRSFVLRTGRMTPGQERAYNENWERWGLEYSDGALDFAARFGRDGPRVLEIGFGMGASLVEMAAAAPEKNFVGIEVHKPGVGRLLHSMSEQGVDNIRVYCHDAVEVLRDCIADASLDTVQIFFPDPWHKKRHHKRRLVQPGFIADLTTKLKPGGILHLATDWENYAEQMLEVLSAAEGLENTSGAGHYAPRPEHRPLTKFEARGERLGHGVWDLLFRRL, from the coding sequence ATGAGTGAGCAGAAACACCGACCCATCCGCAGCTTCGTTCTCCGCACTGGCCGCATGACGCCAGGGCAGGAGCGCGCCTATAACGAGAACTGGGAGCGCTGGGGGCTGGAATACAGTGACGGCGCCCTGGACTTTGCTGCCCGGTTCGGTCGCGATGGACCGCGCGTGCTGGAGATTGGCTTTGGCATGGGCGCCTCGCTGGTTGAGATGGCTGCAGCGGCGCCGGAGAAGAACTTTGTCGGCATTGAAGTGCACAAGCCCGGGGTCGGTAGACTGTTGCACAGCATGTCTGAGCAGGGCGTCGATAACATCCGTGTTTACTGCCATGACGCGGTAGAGGTTCTGCGCGACTGTATCGCCGACGCTTCGCTGGATACCGTGCAGATATTCTTTCCAGACCCCTGGCACAAGAAGCGCCATCACAAGCGCCGTCTGGTCCAGCCCGGATTTATTGCCGATCTGACGACCAAACTGAAACCTGGTGGCATTCTGCATCTGGCTACGGACTGGGAAAACTATGCCGAGCAGATGCTGGAAGTACTCAGCGCCGCCGAAGGCCTGGAAAACACCAGTGGTGCGGGTCACTATGCACCGCGTCCGGAGCACCGGCCATTGACCAAATTCGAGGCCCGTGGCGAGCGTCTGGGGCACGGTGTCTGGGATTTACTGTTCCGGCGTTTATAG
- the hemW gene encoding radical SAM family heme chaperone HemW — MQLPPLGLYIHLPWCERKCPYCDFNSHESAEIPEGAYIDALLEDLRVDALQAQGRAVQTLFIGGGTPSLFSASAIRRLMQGIAQTIALAPDLEATMEANPGSAEAEKFAGFRAAGINRLSLGVQSFDDARLKALGRIHDRNQALAAIAAVTEAGFDNFNIDLMHGLPGQDEAGASSDLTTALGFNPPHLSWYQLTIEPNTVFNKRPPTLPVEDALADIQDHGEALLAEHGMQQYEVSAYSKPGQQCRHNLNYWSFGDYLGIGAGAHAKISGEDGVIRRYAKTRGPADYLNSDGNYMANERRLDAAEATAEFMLYALRLNNGFSIESFEARSGQELAVIADKLDSLMERGLLERNANQIRPTALGRRFLDSVIGEFL; from the coding sequence ATGCAACTGCCGCCGCTGGGGCTGTACATTCACCTGCCCTGGTGCGAGCGCAAGTGCCCCTATTGTGACTTCAACTCACACGAATCGGCGGAGATACCGGAAGGCGCGTACATCGATGCACTGCTGGAAGATTTGCGCGTTGATGCCCTGCAGGCCCAGGGGCGCGCGGTGCAAACCCTGTTCATCGGCGGCGGCACCCCGAGCCTGTTCAGTGCCAGCGCCATCCGCCGGTTAATGCAGGGCATTGCCCAGACCATAGCGCTCGCGCCGGATCTGGAGGCCACTATGGAAGCCAACCCGGGTAGCGCCGAGGCGGAGAAATTTGCCGGCTTTCGGGCCGCGGGCATCAACCGCCTGTCACTGGGCGTACAGTCATTCGATGACGCACGGCTCAAAGCACTGGGCCGTATTCACGATCGCAATCAGGCACTGGCCGCGATTGCCGCCGTCACTGAGGCCGGGTTCGACAATTTCAATATTGATCTGATGCACGGCCTTCCGGGACAGGATGAAGCGGGCGCCTCCAGCGATCTCACCACGGCACTGGGTTTCAATCCGCCCCACCTTTCGTGGTATCAACTGACCATCGAGCCCAACACGGTGTTTAACAAGCGTCCGCCAACACTGCCGGTTGAAGATGCGCTGGCCGATATCCAGGATCACGGCGAGGCATTACTGGCAGAGCACGGCATGCAGCAGTACGAAGTATCGGCCTATTCAAAGCCGGGCCAGCAGTGCCGACACAATCTCAACTACTGGAGTTTCGGTGATTACCTGGGCATTGGCGCCGGAGCCCACGCCAAAATATCCGGGGAAGATGGTGTCATTCGTCGATACGCCAAGACCCGTGGTCCCGCCGACTATCTGAACAGCGATGGCAATTACATGGCAAATGAACGCCGCCTGGATGCAGCAGAGGCAACGGCAGAGTTTATGCTCTATGCACTACGTCTCAATAACGGGTTTAGTATTGAATCCTTTGAGGCACGCTCGGGACAGGAGCTCGCGGTCATTGCAGACAAGCTGGACAGCCTGATGGAACGAGGGCTCCTGGAACGGAACGCCAACCAGATTCGCCCCACAGCCCTGGGGCGACGCTTCCTCGATTCGGTGATTGGCGAGTTTCTATAA
- the rdgB gene encoding RdgB/HAM1 family non-canonical purine NTP pyrophosphatase, with translation MTTQQVVLASGNAGKLRELGRILTPLGMELVSQGEFDMPQVPEDGLSFVENAIIKARAAAAHCGLPAIADDSGLEVDYLQGAPGIHSARYSGQGDEANNAKLLAALEGVDEAQRSARFQCVLVYMRHANDPTPLVCQGSWEGRILTETRGVEGFGYDPLFYVPEHDCSSAELPRDLKNAISHRAKASALLLDALR, from the coding sequence ATGACAACACAGCAAGTGGTACTGGCCAGCGGCAACGCCGGCAAACTTCGCGAGTTGGGGCGCATTCTCACCCCGCTTGGCATGGAGTTGGTCTCTCAAGGTGAATTCGATATGCCCCAGGTACCGGAAGACGGCCTGAGCTTTGTCGAGAACGCAATCATCAAAGCCCGTGCCGCTGCAGCCCACTGCGGGTTACCGGCAATTGCCGACGATTCCGGCCTGGAAGTGGATTACCTCCAGGGTGCCCCCGGCATACACTCGGCGCGTTATTCCGGCCAGGGCGATGAGGCCAACAACGCCAAACTGTTGGCGGCACTGGAGGGTGTAGACGAAGCACAGCGCAGCGCACGCTTCCAATGTGTGCTGGTGTATATGCGCCACGCCAATGATCCGACCCCCCTCGTCTGCCAGGGCAGCTGGGAGGGACGCATCCTGACCGAAACCCGCGGCGTGGAAGGCTTTGGTTACGATCCTTTGTTCTACGTGCCGGAACACGACTGCAGTTCTGCGGAACTGCCCCGCGACCTCAAGAACGCCATCAGCCATCGCGCCAAGGCCAGCGCGTTGCTGCTGGACGCCCTGCGCTAG
- a CDS encoding DUF4426 domain-containing protein, which produces MNKLLTSIALTLLALPALGQQSAMFGPYELHYSVVNTTFLEPKVAATYGITRGDERAILNLAVREHLEDGTTVPRTMILKGKTWDLLQTTQNFEFQEVRENPAIYYIAEFKYLNEEWRHFEVFFRPDGATETYTFKLRHRMYTD; this is translated from the coding sequence ATGAACAAGCTACTCACCTCCATCGCGCTGACCTTGCTGGCCTTACCCGCCCTTGGCCAGCAATCAGCAATGTTCGGCCCCTATGAGCTGCACTACAGCGTGGTCAACACCACCTTTCTCGAACCCAAGGTTGCCGCCACCTACGGCATTACCCGCGGTGATGAGCGGGCCATCCTCAACCTGGCGGTACGCGAACATCTGGAAGATGGCACCACCGTGCCTCGCACCATGATTCTCAAAGGCAAAACCTGGGACTTGCTGCAGACCACCCAGAACTTCGAATTTCAGGAAGTACGCGAAAATCCGGCCATTTACTACATCGCCGAATTCAAATACCTGAACGAGGAATGGCGCCACTTCGAGGTGTTTTTCCGCCCTGACGGGGCGACCGAAACCTACACCTTCAAACTGCGTCATCGCATGTATACCGACTGA
- the metW gene encoding methionine biosynthesis protein MetW, producing the protein MRQDLTHIQRWIKPGSRVLDLGCGDGEFLKNLQEERQVRGIGLEIDEANITTCIGKGLNIIEQNVDAGLGNFPDQSFDTVVMAHAIQAVHYPDRVLEEMLRIGRQGIVTFPNFAHWRCRLYLGTRGRMPVSKFMPYSWYDTPNIHFCTVRDFEALCEERGIRILSRDMVGVSECEPRLARAWPNLFATTAIYHITR; encoded by the coding sequence ATGCGTCAGGATCTCACCCACATTCAGCGCTGGATCAAACCCGGCTCACGCGTACTCGACCTCGGCTGCGGCGACGGTGAATTTCTGAAGAACCTCCAGGAAGAGCGCCAGGTGAGAGGCATTGGCCTGGAAATTGACGAGGCCAATATCACCACCTGTATTGGCAAAGGGCTCAACATCATCGAGCAGAACGTCGACGCCGGTCTGGGGAATTTCCCTGACCAGAGCTTTGACACCGTGGTCATGGCGCACGCTATCCAGGCCGTTCACTACCCGGATCGGGTGCTTGAAGAAATGCTGCGCATCGGCCGTCAGGGCATTGTCACATTCCCCAATTTTGCCCACTGGCGCTGTCGGCTGTATCTGGGAACGCGCGGCCGCATGCCGGTATCCAAATTCATGCCCTATAGCTGGTACGACACACCCAATATCCACTTCTGCACCGTGCGCGACTTCGAAGCACTGTGTGAAGAACGCGGTATTCGCATACTCAGCCGCGATATGGTGGGTGTGTCGGAATGCGAACCACGCCTGGCGAGAGCCTGGCCTAACCTGTTCGCTACCACAGCGATTTATCACATCACCCGTTGA
- the metX gene encoding homoserine O-succinyltransferase MetX, protein MPESISQNSVGLVESQTVSFSQPFALSCGRELARFDLVYETYGTLNAEQSNAVLICHALSGHHHAAGYHSMEDRKPGWWEECIGPGKPIDTNRFFVVSLNNLGGCHGSTGPNSINPDTGKAWGPDFPPLRARDWVHSQALLADYLGIECWAAVIGGSLGGMQAMRWSLEYPDRLKHCIVIAAAMKLSAQNLAFNELARQAIVADPAFADGRYMDNDAIPSQGLALARMVGHITYLSDEAMANKFGRDLRSGSFELGDEDNVEFQVQSYLRYQGSQFSGNFDANTYILMTRALDYFDLAREYDNDPVQAFGRAKCSYFVASFSTDWRFSPARSREIVDALIAAERPVTYTEIEADEGHDAFLMPIPRYLDVFSAYMQSVGAKV, encoded by the coding sequence ATGCCTGAATCCATCTCCCAGAACTCCGTCGGCCTGGTCGAATCCCAGACGGTGAGCTTTAGCCAACCGTTCGCACTTTCCTGCGGGCGCGAGTTGGCTCGCTTCGATCTGGTGTACGAAACCTACGGCACGCTCAATGCCGAGCAGAGCAACGCCGTGCTGATTTGCCATGCCCTGAGCGGACATCACCACGCCGCCGGCTACCACAGCATGGAGGATCGCAAGCCAGGTTGGTGGGAAGAGTGCATTGGCCCGGGCAAGCCCATCGACACCAATCGATTTTTTGTGGTCAGCCTGAACAATCTTGGCGGCTGTCATGGCTCAACCGGCCCTAACAGTATCAACCCGGATACCGGCAAGGCCTGGGGCCCGGATTTTCCGCCCCTGCGGGCCCGGGACTGGGTGCACAGCCAGGCATTGCTTGCGGATTACCTCGGCATCGAATGTTGGGCTGCTGTCATCGGCGGCAGCCTCGGCGGCATGCAGGCTATGCGCTGGTCGCTGGAATATCCGGACCGTCTCAAGCACTGCATTGTGATTGCTGCAGCGATGAAGCTCAGTGCCCAGAATCTGGCGTTTAACGAACTGGCTCGCCAGGCCATCGTGGCCGATCCAGCCTTTGCGGATGGCCGCTATATGGACAACGACGCCATTCCCTCTCAGGGTCTGGCACTGGCACGCATGGTTGGTCACATCACCTATTTGTCTGACGAAGCCATGGCCAACAAGTTTGGCCGCGATCTGCGTTCGGGCAGCTTTGAGCTGGGCGACGAAGACAATGTCGAATTCCAGGTACAGAGCTATCTTCGCTACCAGGGTAGTCAGTTCTCGGGCAACTTCGATGCCAATACCTACATACTGATGACCCGGGCGCTCGACTATTTCGACCTCGCTCGCGAATATGACAACGACCCGGTGCAAGCTTTTGGCAGAGCCAAGTGCAGCTACTTCGTCGCCTCCTTCTCCACGGACTGGCGCTTCTCTCCAGCGCGATCACGCGAGATCGTCGACGCGCTGATTGCCGCAGAGCGTCCCGTTACCTATACCGAGATCGAGGCCGACGAGGGGCACGATGCATTCCTGATGCCAATCCCCCGCTACCTCGACGTGTTTAGCGCCTATATGCAGAGCGTGGGAGCCAAGGTCTAA
- a CDS encoding YggT family protein, with protein sequence MGTLNSIFLYLVQTAISLYLLIVFLRFLLQAVKADFYNPISQFIVKATNPAVIPMRKIVPGVGGYDMASLLLAFLLQMLAIATLVIIKYQAMPGAQLLLVGGFFGLLGLALNTLYIALIIMVIVSWVAPGSNQPAIYLIYQITEPFIAPIRKVIPPMGGLDFSVLVLLIGMHVIRIALYDSAAALGVLGVAPWLS encoded by the coding sequence GTGGGCACTCTTAATTCAATCTTTTTGTACCTGGTCCAGACCGCGATCAGTCTGTACCTGCTGATCGTGTTTTTGCGATTCCTGCTGCAGGCAGTAAAGGCTGATTTCTACAACCCGATCAGTCAGTTTATCGTCAAGGCCACCAACCCCGCGGTGATTCCAATGCGCAAAATTGTGCCTGGGGTCGGCGGTTACGATATGGCTTCGTTGCTGCTGGCATTCCTGCTGCAGATGCTGGCCATCGCAACCCTGGTCATTATCAAGTACCAGGCCATGCCCGGTGCTCAACTGCTGTTGGTTGGCGGGTTCTTCGGCCTGCTCGGACTGGCGCTGAACACGTTGTATATCGCGCTCATCATCATGGTGATCGTGAGCTGGGTAGCCCCCGGCAGTAATCAGCCGGCCATTTATCTGATCTACCAGATCACCGAGCCCTTTATCGCGCCGATTAGGAAAGTGATCCCACCCATGGGTGGCCTGGATTTTTCCGTACTGGTTCTGCTGATCGGCATGCATGTGATACGCATCGCGCTCTACGACAGCGCGGCTGCACTGGGTGTGCTCGGTGTCGCGCCCTGGTTGAGTTAA
- the proC gene encoding pyrroline-5-carboxylate reductase has translation MEHPQITFIGAGNMASSIIGGLVESGQPADRIHAADPFPQSLERLREIAPVNTYDDNTAAVTGADVVILAVKPQVMADVCTGIAEAAQASGALVISIAAGITIASMRRWLGERTAIVRCMPNTPALLGCGATGLYANEQVSQQQRDFADTILGAVGIVRWVEREADLDAVTALSGSGPAYFFLFMESMIDAGVAQGLDRDTATELALQTGLGAARMALENDVDLVELRRRVTSPGGTTQAAVESFEARGLRQQVTDAMAAAAARAETMAKEMG, from the coding sequence TTGGAGCACCCCCAGATTACATTTATCGGCGCTGGCAATATGGCGTCCAGCATCATCGGCGGCCTGGTTGAAAGCGGCCAGCCTGCAGATCGGATTCACGCCGCCGATCCGTTCCCGCAAAGCCTGGAGCGGCTGCGCGAGATTGCGCCAGTAAACACCTATGATGACAACACCGCCGCTGTCACCGGCGCCGATGTGGTTATTCTCGCAGTGAAGCCGCAGGTCATGGCAGACGTATGCACAGGCATTGCCGAGGCCGCGCAGGCCAGCGGTGCGCTGGTCATCTCTATCGCTGCAGGCATTACCATTGCCAGCATGCGCCGCTGGCTCGGTGAACGGACCGCCATCGTGCGCTGCATGCCTAACACCCCCGCGCTGCTGGGGTGCGGCGCCACAGGCCTGTACGCTAACGAACAGGTGTCTCAACAACAGCGCGACTTCGCCGATACGATTCTCGGTGCGGTGGGCATCGTACGCTGGGTAGAGCGCGAGGCTGACCTGGATGCGGTCACCGCACTATCGGGAAGTGGCCCGGCCTATTTCTTCCTGTTTATGGAGTCCATGATCGACGCCGGTGTCGCCCAGGGGCTGGACCGGGACACCGCTACCGAGCTCGCCCTGCAAACCGGCCTTGGGGCAGCGCGCATGGCCCTGGAAAATGATGTCGACCTTGTTGAACTGAGGCGTCGGGTCACCAGCCCTGGGGGTACCACCCAGGCGGCTGTAGAGAGCTTCGAAGCCCGGGGCTTACGACAGCAGGTTACTGACGCTATGGCGGCAGCCGCCGCCAGGGCCGAAACAATGGCAAAGGAGATGGGCTGA
- a CDS encoding YggS family pyridoxal phosphate-dependent enzyme produces the protein MIPSSITDNIAKVQHRVGLSAKKCDRENDRILVLAVSKTRSAEEVREAFDCGLDHFGENYLQEALSKIESLAELPLNWHFIGPIQSNKTRPIAEHFQWVHSVERAKIARRLNDQRPAHLPPLNVCIQVNTSAEPSKSGALPGDVEALAQEIAQMPHLVLRGLMSIPAASDNEAAQRSAFGQLRSCFESLQPCHPSLDTLSMGMSGDMEAAVAEGSTILRIGTAIFGPRNG, from the coding sequence ATGATTCCATCTTCTATTACCGACAATATAGCAAAGGTACAGCATAGGGTAGGACTGAGTGCCAAAAAGTGCGATCGTGAAAACGACCGTATTCTGGTGCTCGCAGTCAGTAAAACCCGATCGGCTGAAGAGGTCCGTGAAGCCTTCGATTGTGGGCTCGATCACTTCGGTGAAAACTATCTGCAGGAAGCGCTTAGCAAAATCGAATCCCTCGCAGAGCTGCCGCTCAACTGGCACTTTATCGGGCCTATTCAGTCCAACAAAACCCGGCCGATCGCCGAACACTTTCAGTGGGTGCACAGCGTGGAACGTGCCAAAATTGCCCGCCGACTCAATGACCAGCGCCCCGCCCACCTGCCACCCCTGAACGTCTGCATCCAGGTCAATACGTCGGCAGAACCGAGCAAATCAGGCGCGTTGCCGGGCGACGTCGAGGCGCTGGCGCAGGAAATTGCACAAATGCCACACCTGGTACTGCGCGGGCTGATGAGTATTCCTGCCGCCAGCGATAACGAGGCCGCCCAGCGCAGCGCATTTGGACAATTGCGATCGTGTTTTGAATCGCTGCAGCCATGCCATCCCTCGCTGGACACGCTATCAATGGGTATGTCTGGCGATATGGAAGCAGCGGTTGCTGAGGGCTCGACGATTCTGCGCATCGGCACGGCGATTTTCGGTCCGCGCAACGGGTGA